A window of the Juglans microcarpa x Juglans regia isolate MS1-56 chromosome 5D, Jm3101_v1.0, whole genome shotgun sequence genome harbors these coding sequences:
- the LOC121265692 gene encoding myrcene synthase, chloroplastic-like, translated as MAYSMCLNALDSVQRCNPSTLLPSKKPVAHVTKGNRDAPHPFQSMALAENSSDSTIVRRSGNFHPTIWHDDYIQSLESDYRAESYTRKIENLKEEVTKMFHKIVDPLKQVEKIDILQRLGVSYHFEDEIRRMLDKIHKTHYGGDVCWEQSLYATALEFRLLRQKKYNLPQDIFKSFTNEKGNFKEYLCDDVKGMLALYEASFLLIEGESILEEARDFTTKHLKDYVEKSTDQNLRAMVNHALEFPLHWRVIRLEARWFIDVYRSREDMDPILLQLAELDFNVVQAVHQEDLKEVSRWWRSTGLGELSFVRDRVVENFLWTVGVSFEPQFGFVRRLLAMLGALITIIDDAYDVYGTLEELELFTEVVERWDVNAMEKLPYYMQLCFLTLHNSVNELALDTLKEKGFNNIHYLKKGWADLCRCYLLEARWYYSGYTPSLQEYIEIEWLSISAPLLLVHSYFAVTNPITKETLDLLEDYPNIIRWQGMIVRLADDLGTSKDEFERGDNPKSIQCYMNDTGASEEDAREYIRNLIVVTWKKYNEELAASSPFCETFIQIGLNFARMSQCMYQYGDGHSVEYLESKDRVLTLLIHPIPLPKD; from the exons ATGGCCTACTCAATGTGTCTTAACGCTCTTGATTCAGTACAACGTTGCAATCCCTCTACATTGCTTCCATCTAAGAAACCTGTCGCACATGTAACAAAAGGAAATCGTGATGCTCCTCATCCATTCCAAAGCATGGCCCTTGCAGAAAACTCAAGTGACTCCACTATTGTTCGACGATCAGGAAATTTTCATCCTACCATCTGGCATGATGATTACATCCAGTCATTAGAAAGTGACTACAGG GCGGAGTCATACACCAGAAAAATTGAGAACTTGAAGGAAGAAGTGACAAAGATGTTTCACAAAATCGTGGATCCTTTAAAGCAAGTTGAGAAGATTGACATCTTGCAAAGACTTGGAGTATCTTACCACTTCGAAGATGAAATAAGGAGGATGCTGGACAAAATACACAAAACTCATTATGGAGGTGATGTTTGCTGGGAGCAAAGTTTATATGCCACAGCTCTCGAATTTAGATTGCTAagacaaaagaaatataatttaccTCAAG ATATTTTCAAGAGTTTTACCAATGAAAAGGGGAATTTCAAAGAATATCTTTGCGATGATGTCAAGGGAATGTTGGCTTTGTACGAAGCCTCCTTCCTCTTGATAGAAGGTGAAAGCATCTTGGAGGAAGCAAGAGATTTTACAACCAAACATCTCAAAGACTATGTGGAGAAAAGCACAGATCAAAATCTTCGTGCGATGGTGAACCATGCTCTGGAGTTTCCATTGCACTGGAGGGTGATAAGATTGGAAGCGAGGTGGTTCATTGATGTATATAGGAGTAGAGAAGATATGGACCCTATCTTGCTTCAGCTTGCAGAATTGGATTTCAACGTAGTACAAGCAGTCCACCAAGAAGATCTTAAAGAAGTGTCAAG GTGGTGGAGGAGCACTGGCCTTGGAGAGTTGAGCTTTGTGAGGGATAGGGTGGTGGAGAATTTCTTATGGACAGTGGGAGTATCCTTTGAGCCCCAATTCGGATTTGTGAGGAGATTGTTAGCAATGCTCGGTGCACTGATAACAATAATAGATGATGCCTATGATGTCTATGGCACTTTAGAAGAACTTGAGCTCTTCACAGAAGTTGTTGAGAG ATGGGATGTCAATGCAATGGAAAAACTTCCTTACTATATGCAGCTATGTTTCCTTACCCTCCACAACTCAGTTAATGAACTGGCTTTGGACACCCTCAAGGAAAAAGGTTTCAACAACATTCACTACCTTAAGAAGGGG TGGGCAGATTTATGTAGATGTTATCTATTGGAGGCGAGGTGGTACTACAGCGGATATACACCGAGCCTTCAAGAGTACATTGAAATTGAATGGCTGTCAATATCAGCACCACTTTTACTGGTGCATTCTTATTTTGCTGTCACGAATCCCATAACAAAGGAAACCTTGGATTTATTGGAAGACTATCCCAATATAATTCGTTGGCAAGGAATGATTGTACGACTTGCAGATGATCTCGGAACATCTAAG GATGAGTTCGAAAGAGGTGATAATCCCAAATCAATTCAATGTTACATGAATGATACTGGTGCTAGTGAAGAAGATGCTCGTGAGTATATAAGGAATTTGATTGTTGTGACATGGAAGAAGTATAATGAAGAACTCGCTGCAAGTTCTCCCTTTTGTGAAACATTTATTCAGATTGGATTGAATTTTGCAAGGATGTCCCAATGCATGTACCAGTACGGAGATGGGCACAGCGTTGAATATCTTGAAAGTAAAGACCGAGTGCTAACATTGCTTATTCATCCCATCCCTCTACCTAAAGATTGA
- the LOC121265693 gene encoding uncharacterized protein LOC121265693, with protein sequence MEEDMHKVEELRAAKKELETMLEQEDQKWRQRAKLQWYQKGDKNTKYFHTCATERKRRGFITKIKDQDQVLRYGKEVVDNVQTKVSDQMNDALGRIYTTEEVELALNQMSSLKSPGPDGFGAGFFQQHWHTVRDEVCAETLNFLNNGSFSSSLNYTYIALISKVSKPDAVQEFRPISLCNVLYKIVSKTISNRLKRILPNLVASNQSAFIPGRLISDNIMVAFEVLHSMRTKQKWKVGSMALKFDISKAYDRVEWNYLEAMMVKLGFEQKFISLVMMCVKSVKYSVLVNGNPTGEIVPSCGLRGSPYLFIICTEGLTTLINAAELKEQGDQIGIIYNILRTYEIASGQKLNRNKTSVFFSTNTYASFKQQIVNDVRAIACGSYERYLGLPSNDCWRFLQNPDSLVAKVFKSKYFSKESILDAKLGNSPSYIWRSIWMAREVLQEGLIWRVGNGKQISIWRHKWLPKPSSFSVQSPISSLGAEAKVYDLIDEEVHQWKEEIIRAHFHEEEAAMIYNLPISIRRGQDKQIWNWSKEGKFSVRSALPTTASLCRRQICEDSKCSICGSAEETIMHVVKDALQLNEYKEAQKKNGGRFVAEGGERTYLQKWRKPAEGIFKANFDAAIDAQKKLLGLGIIIRDWEGQIEAACSDQVQLVSDSAMAESLALRKTVQLCYDLGLNKVQFEGDALVIVNSVNKDEELWTWYG encoded by the exons ATGGAGGAGGATATGCACAAGGTGGAGGAATTAAGAGCAGCCAAGAAAGAATTGGAAACTATGCTGGAACAGGAAGATCAGAAATGGAGGCAAAGAGCTAAGTTACAATGGTATCAAAAAGGGGataaaaataccaaatattTCCATACATGTGCAACGGAGAGGAAGAGAAGGGGTTTCATTACCAAGATTAAAGATCAAGATCAGGTTCTACGATATGGAAAAGAGG TGGTGGATAATGTTCAGACTAAGGTATCAGATCAGATGAATGATGCCCTTGGAAGAATATACACAACAGAAGAAGTAGAATTAGCTCTAAATCAAATGTCCTCTTTAAAGTCACCAGGACCAGATGGATTTGGTGCAGGTTTTTTCCAACAACATTGGCATACTGTCAGGGATGAGGTCTGTGCCGAAACTCTTAACTTTTTGAACAATGGctccttttcctcttctttgaaTTATACATACATTGCATTGATTTCAAAGGTTTCCAAACCTGATGCAGTGCAGGAATTTAGACccattagtctttgtaatgttcTTTATAAAATTGTTTCAAAGACTATATCAAATAGATTAAAGAGAATTCTACCTAATTTAGTTGCAAGCAACCAAAGTGCTTTTATACCAGGTAGATTAATCTCTGATAATATAATGGTTGCTTTTGAGGTTCTTCATTCTATGAGGACTAAACAAAAATGGAAAGTGGGGAGTATggctttaaaatttgatatttcaaaagcttatgatagggtCGAATGGAATTATTTGGAGGCTATGATGGTTAAACTTGGCTTTGAGcagaaatttatttctttggtGATGATGTGTGTGAAGTCAGTAAAGTATTCAGTCCTAGTAAATGGGAATCCTACTGGTGAGATTGTTCCAAGTTGTGGTTTGAGGGGATCTccctacttatttattatttgtactgAAGGTTTGACTACTCTAATCAATGCGGCTGAGCTTAAAG AGCAAGGAGATCAGATTGGGATAATTTACAACATCTTAAGGACCTATGAAATAGCATCTGGTCAGAAGTTAAACAGGAACAAGACTTCAGTTTTTTTTAGTACAAATACATATGCAAGTTTTAAGCAACAGATTGTGAATGACGTAAGGGCAATAGCATGTGGGAGCTATGAAAGGTATTTGGGATTGCCATCTAATGATTG TTGGAGGTTTTTGCAGAATCCAGATTCTTTAGTTGCCAAGGtctttaaaagtaaatatttcaGCAAAGAGAGTATACTTGATGCAAAGCTAGGTAACTCCCCATCATATATTTGGAGAAGCATTTGGATGGCTAGAGAGGTGTTGCAAGAAGGATTAATTTGGCGTGTTGGTAATGGTAAACAAATTAGCATATGGAGACACAAGTGGTTACCAAAGCCCTCAAGTTTTAGTGTTCAATCTCCAATTTCATCTCTTGGAGCTGAGGCAAAGGTTTATGATCTTATTGATGAGGAGGTTCATCAATGGAAGGAAGAGATTATCCGAGCTCATTTTCACGAAGAAGAGGCTGCAATGATCTATAATTTACCTATTAGTATCAGAAGGGGGCAAGACAAACAGATCTGGAATTGGAGTAAGGAGGGGAAATTTTCTGTTAGAAGTGCTTTGCCTACTACAGCATCATTATGCAGGAGGCAAATTTGTGAAGATTCTAAGTGTTCGATATGTGGTAGTGCTGAAGAGACTATTATGCAT GTAGTCAAAGATGCTTTGCAGCTAAATGAATATAAAGAAGCTCAAAAAAAGAATGGTGGGAGATTTGTTGCTGAAGGAGGAGAAAGAACATACCTACAGAAGTGGAGGAAGCCAGCAGAAGGGATTTTCAAAGCAAATTTTGATGCTGCTATTGATGCTCAAAAGAAGCTTCTTGGACTGGGAATAATCATCAGAGACTGGGAAGGCCAGATTGAGGCAGCTTGTAGTGATCAAGTGCAGTTAGTATCAGATTCTGCAATGGCTGAGAGCTTAGCTTTGAGGAAAACTGTGCAATTATGTTATGATTTAGGCCTTAATAAGGTGCAATTTGAAGGAGATGCTTTAGTGATTGTGAATTCAGTAAACAAAGATGAAGAACTTTGGACCTGGTATGGGTAA